A single genomic interval of Gossypium raimondii isolate GPD5lz chromosome 11, ASM2569854v1, whole genome shotgun sequence harbors:
- the LOC105801322 gene encoding F-box/FBD/LRR-repeat protein At1g13570 → MALEDKISALPDDILLTILSLLTLKQAVATSILSPRWRYLWTSLHTLNFRYEEILHRNDDDTDNEWGCKIYEADYMERFMQVVNQVLRSHKAPKLHEFGIHYPLDASRGDLIDIWVAFAIAFKVSKLELNFSTNQVPIWVCSFKNYSFPLYFFDKTKRIEPYLVQLDRVFSVCTPPLNVDNGFECLRELILKSVDLTDEQFETILSSCTFLEFLHVLYSSRLVNVKHAVPHMKLKSLEMYRCFQLKKLEIFAPNLVSFKYLGPKINISVKDAKQLVHACMRSNWETWEFSRTNSLGLPNMQRGDFVFGQFAAYLPQIEHLVMDASSFGRTKVLDNGPLLYNLRHLSLSSLNFADGPFGILGCYEMVASFVKVSPFLHRLELHFELYPLQDPELRRIAVSPHNYLKEVLVSGFSGNKLVVDLIMVVFDFAIELEKIEISTAYLGDPSKCTISLKPDDDFLVRKSIEQLHGRMPAKAQLYILDDGL, encoded by the exons ATGGCATTGGAAGATAAGATTAGTGCATTGCCAGATGATATCCTGTTAACCATTTTATCACTCTTGACATTGAAACAAGCAGTTGCCACCAGCATCCTCTCTCCAAGATGGCGATATTTATGGACATCGCTCCACACGCTCAACTTTAGATATGAAGAAATCTTGCATCGCAATGACGATGACACAGATAATGAATGGGGATGTAAAATATATGAAGCTGATTACATGGAAAGATTCATGCAAGTGGTTAATCAAGTGCTTAGATCTCACAAAGCTCCAAAACTGCATGAGTTTGGCATTCATTATCCATTAGATGCAAGCCGTGGTGATCTTATTGATATTTGGGTTGCTTTTGCAATTGCATTTAAGGTTTCCAAGCTTGAATTGAACTTTTCGACCAATCAAGTCCCAATTTGGGTATGTTCATTCAAGAATTACTCCTTTCCGCTCTATTTCTTCGATAAAACGAAGAGGATTGAGCCTTATTTGGTACAATTGGATCGTGTTTTCTCCGTTTGTACACCGCCTTTGAATGTTGATAATGGTTTCGAGTGTCTTAGAGAGCTCATCTTGAAATCTGTAGATCTTACGGATGAACAGTTTGAAACCATTTTATCAAGCTGCACATTTCTTGAGTTCCTACATGTGCTTTACAGTAGCAGGCTAGTGAATGTGAAGCATGCTGTTCCTCACATGAAGTTGAAATCCTTGGAGATGTATAGATGTTTTCAGTTGAAGAAATTGGAAATATTTGCTCCAAATCTTGTTTCATTCAAGTATTTAGGGCCTAAGATAAACATTAGTGTAAAGGATGCTAAACAGCTTGTTCATGCATGCATGCGTTCCAATTGGGAAACTTGGGAGTTTTCTAGAACAAATTCTTTGGGTTTGCCCAATATGCAAAGGGGAGATTTTGTTTTTGGCCAATTTGCTGCATACCTTCCTCAAATAGAGCATTTGGTGATGGATGCTAGTTCTTTTGGG AGAACAAAAGTATTAGACAATGGCCCTTTGCTCTACAATCTAAGGCATCTATCATTGTCAAGTTTAAATTTTGCCGATGGTCCCTTCGGGATTTTAGGTTGCTATGAAATGGTTGCATCCTTTGTTAAGGTATCACCGTTCTTGCATCGCCTAGAGTTACAT TTTGAACTATATCCTCTACAAGATCCAGAACTGAGAAGAATCGCTGTATCTCCACACAACTATTTGAAGGAGGTCTTGGTTTCTGGTTTTTCTGGCAATAAGCTGGTTGTGGACTTGATCATGGTTGTTTTCGACTTTGCCATTGAACTCGAAAAGATTGAGATTTCAACAGCTTATTTAGGTGACCCTTCCAAGTGCACTATCTCGTTAAAACCAGATGATGATTTTCTTGTTAGAAAAAGCATTGAGCAGCTGCATGGAAGAATGCCTGCAAAAGCTCAATTATACATTCTTGATGAtggtctttga
- the LOC105761312 gene encoding BES1/BZR1 homolog protein 4, producing MTSGTRMPTWKERENNKRRERRRRAIAAKIFAGLRMYGNYKLPKHCDNNEVLKALCNEAGWTVEPDGTTYRKGCKPLERMDIVGGSATASPSSSYHPSPMSSSFPSSASSSYVVNSNGDGSSLIPWLKNLSSASSSPMSSKLPHIYIHSGSISAPVTPPLSSPTARTPRTNTDWEDLTARPGWSAQQHSFLPSSTPPSPGRQIVPDPEWFAGLRIPLSGPTSPTFSLVSSNPFGFKEEVLAGGGSRMWTPGQSGTCSPAIAAGSDHTADVPMSEVISDEFAFGSNATGLVKPWEGERIHEDCGSDDLELTLGSSRTR from the exons ATGACGTCGGGGACGAGGATGCCGACATggaaagagagagagaacaaCAAGCGGAGAGAACGGCGGAGGAGAGCTATTGCTGCGAAGATCTTCGCTGGACTTCGGATGTACGGTAACTACAAGCTTCCAAAACACTGCGATAACAATGAAGTTCTCAAAGCTCTTTGTAATGAGGCTGGTTGGACTGTTGAACCCGATGGCACTACTTATCGTAAG GGGTGTAAGCCTTTGGAGCGCATGGATATAGTAGGTGGATCAGCAACAGCGAGCCCCAGTTCATCTTACCACCCAAGCCCCATGTCATCTTCCTTTCCAAGTTCAGCTTCCTCTTCGTATGTGGTTAATTCCAACGGTGATGGGAGTTCTCTTATCCCATGGCTCAAAAATCTCTCATCTGCTTCCTCATCACCGATGTCTTCAAAGCTTCCTCATATCTACATTCATAGTGGTTCCATCAGTGCTCCTGTCACCCCTCCATTGAGCTCACCAACTGCGCGAACTCCACGAACCAATACTGATTGGGAGGACCTGACTGCCCGTCCAGGTTGGAGTGCACAACAACACTCTTTCCTGCCCTCTTCAACTCCACCTAGCCCTGGTCGTCAGATCGTTCCTGACCCAGAGTGGTTTGCTGGGCTCCGTATCCCTCTCAGTGGGCCAACTTCTCCCACATTCAGCCTTGTCTCCTCAAATCCCTTTGGATTCAAAGAGGAAGTTTTAGCTGGTGGAGGATCCCGTATGTGGACTCCAGGGCAAAGTGGAACATGCTCTCCTGCAATAGCTGCAGGATCAGATCATACGGCTGATGTTCCAATGTCTGAAGTTATATCAGACGAGTTCGCATTTGGAAGCAATGCAACAGGACTCGTGAAACCGTGGGAAGGAGAGAGGATTCATGAAGATTGCGGATCGGATGACCTAGAACTCACTCTTGGCAGTTCCAGGACTAGGTGA
- the LOC105761313 gene encoding uncharacterized protein LOC105761313: protein MYLFKAFILSTRTKVLLKIHNPLYKTLCPSPSFIIRRTLNSSSQLPTKTPLSLLFRDTVLTVKPAGTETQRKGEINESVKEFRNFKENPKGKKKETEKLDGKRPKKFKCLVEFIGDENKEEKMKKKMKAKREREKVRALKGLSQLAEIFIRHLYAKGYFKEASFVEDNKLDFGYFENSYGRDFIKFAAYNFGKDHQDIAKWLPGSHLKKVVLFGCASLDKNNVFAAKRLRKFFKIQENTVCSRCMLKDSCEYANKSVWGIGTNSLLLVDVMKVITLYVLDLVPAKLTVPDEVKDSINQLLKVVIKLSQPTCQDS, encoded by the exons ATGTATCTCTTCAAAGCTTTCATTCTGTCTACGCGTACCAAAGTTCTCCTCAAAATCCACAATCCTCTTTACAAAACCCTTTGTCCTTCACCATCATTCATAATCAGAAGAACCCTTAATTCCTCTTCCCAGCTACCAACCAAAACCCCACTTTCTCTGTTGTTTCGAGACACTGTTTTAACAGTAAAACCCGCAGGAACTGAAACCCAGAGAAAAGGCGAAATCAATGAGTCGGTGAAAGAATTTAGGAATTTCAAAGAAAACccaaaagggaaaaagaaagaaacagagaaattAGATGGGAAAAGACCCAAGAAATTCAAGTGTTTGGTTGAGTTTATTGGGgatgaaaacaaagaagaaaagatgaaaaagaagatgaaagctaaaagagaaagggaaaaGGTAAGAGCTTTGAAGGGTCTTTCACAGTTAGCTGAGATTTTCATCAGGCATTTGTATGCAAAAGGGTATTTTAAGGAGGCTAGTTTTGTGGAAGACAACAAGTTGGATTTTGGTTACTTTGAGAATAGTTATGGCAGGGATTTTATCAAGTTTGCTGCTTACAATTTTGGTAAAGATCATCAAGATATTGCAAA ATGGTTGCCGGGAAGTCACTTGAAAAAAGTGGTGCTCTTTGGTTGCGCTTCCCTTGATAAAAATAATGTCTTCGCTGCTAAGAGATTGCGCAAGTtctttaaaattcaagaaaacaCT GTATGCAGTCGATGCATGTTAAAGGATTCATGCGAGTATGCTAATAAGAGTGTATGGGGAATCGGTACCAACAGTTTGCTTCTGGTTGATGTAATGAAAGTTATCACTTTGTATGTTTTAGATTTAGTGCCTGCAAAACTCACCGTTCCGGATGAGGTAAAAGATTCAATCAACCAATTGTTGAAGGTGGTTATAAAGTTAAGTCAACCCACATGCCAAGACTCCTAA